One Rhizoctonia solani chromosome 3, complete sequence genomic region harbors:
- a CDS encoding Retrotransposable element Tf2 protein: MATRSRPPSRTRSPIDQGDLGPFLPSAAPVELGEVSLERVTRLLLGLLGQVERLEQEVGEIKEAGIETRTNVKNISQAVDVVKDGLRSLQTHGPRTPEDTKPPAVEATPRPLSKVDPIGSTSRVSFWPKPSKGLPAFAQPTPVRAVPPQVPSPPPSPRLRSPIGAPAPLPPAPAAHYPAPVKVDHPDAYTGKIGSEAKQWLTWMLAWTRLNSQMFPTDQEVLSFLLMNMKDSAGAWAHPHLDQLGSHRAIIQTVEGFKSEFLAAFGDPDATRAAKRKITTLTQSGTCADYITKFRTLAMELDWNDAALRGQFAQGLHWEVSRQIATREHRPRTLLELQNAALVIDNALREERASHPPKDSKSSRPSNPARGTSTGQSSTGSKKLSDNPNFVSEEERNRRRAAGACIKCGKMGHKFAECRTGWKATPIKDKGNAKEAAKIGEDSEYQSGKDHNRISPLFTISIKPEKQAEHLEVLIDSGATSSFMHPRTAESLRLPLIDLPSPCTVTMLDGSSPQAGKIWKKANLTFSFDDKRITETFLICNTGSHAAILGLKWLDAHNPEIDWNQRTLSFPHAPPEHVAIAEEEEADQNPLDGVPSKYHQYAKVFGEEEFNKLPPHWHYDIGIELTEEGPLNSPLYSMTDAESATLKDWLRDELKAGKIRPSKSSISSPVMFVPKKDGSRRLVVDYRRLNNRTKKNVYPLPRPNDLMAQLRGAKVFTKLDLRWGYNNVRVKEGDEWKTAFRTKYGLYESLVMTFGLTNAPAAFQHFMNELFKDLLDVCVIIYLDDILIYSKDDASHTKHVHEVLKRLMDNQLFCKASKCTFHVTAVEYLGIMVSDKGFSLDKLKIQAVQEWPVPTKVKEVQSFLGFANFLRRFVANFSHIARPLHNLVKKDTPWKWDIKEQEAFQGLKDAITNAPVLCHADPSKPYFLETDASGAALGSILSQRQEDGRLHPLGFLSESFKGAEQNYDTHDKELLAIIRSFEYWRIFLEGTAHPVTVFTDHRNLEYWKKSQTFNRRHARWHLLLAGYNFQIVYRPGKQSGKPDALSRRADHADIPPAAQTMLPDPVFANMALVTPEKELQRQIEAALDQDESLEEILQFLQNESKAPPSIKRAFRDYNMEAGLLFYQGRIVVPDIGTLRTDLLCIFHDSPLAGHLGRQRTLELVSRNYYWPGIRADTYWHVDSCKTCQWIRKPKYASIPPQPLELPSCPWQHVSYDMIVDLPKDGNSDSILVIVDSFTKYVILVECSKKLKAPELADLFLRHVWKRYGMPEKTVSDRGRVFNNKFLKALYQRLGIDPHFSSAYHPQSDGQTERVNPTVEHFLRAYSGINQRDWVKWLPMAEFAYNNAVHSSTGKSPFKALYRWEPSLTPSNVPTDVPEADDLAAQMESQWQEIEAALRQSKTRMVAGEVGEPLKFEIGEEAWLDAKNVKLKTLSPKLTEQRLGPFKVIERISDRAYRLELPPTMRIHNVFYVGLLSKVKRDKKRSFENRPPPVTVDGEEEYEVEGITDMEERNGKWFFRVKWKGYGSEENTWEPRENLKNAEKILEKFEKEMKKKALGAAKALRGGAVS; the protein is encoded by the exons atggcaacccgctcccggccgcCCTCTCGAACCCGCTCCCCTATTGATCAAGGGGacctgggacccttccttccgtCAGCCGCCCCTGTCGAGCTTGGGGAAGTATCCCTCGAGCGCGTCacacgcctcctccttggcctcctcggCCAAGTCGAACGCCTCGAACAAGAAGTTGgggaaatcaaggaagcagggattGAGACCCGCACCAACGTCAAAAATATATCCCAAGccgtcgatgttgtcaaggatgggcttagaagcctccaaaCCCACGggccaaggaccccagaagatACCAAGCCCCCGgccgtggaagcaacgccacgccccctatcAAAAGTCGACCCTATTGGATCGACTAGTCGGGTCTCATTCTGGCCCAAACCATCTAAGGGGTTGCCCgcctttgcccaacccactcctgtACGAGCAGtgcccccgcaagtcccatctccccctccatctccgcgtctccgatccccaatcggagcacctgcccctctccctccggctccagcagcccactatcccgctccggtcaaggttgaccaccccgacgcctacacaggcaaaatagggagtgAGGCAAAACAATGGCTGACCTggatgctggcctggacccgcctcaaCTCGCAGATGTTCCCAACTGATCAGGAGGtcctatccttcctcctgatgaacatgaaggattccgccggggcctgggcccacccacacctcgaccagcttggatcacaccgAGCCATTATTCAAACAGTCGAGGGGTTCAAGTcggagttcttggcagcatttggcgaccctgatgccacaagggccgccaagCGGAAAATTACCACCCTCACtcagtccggcacatgcgcggactatatcacaaagttcaggaccttagcaatggaactggactggaacgacgcggcccttcgaggccagtttgcccaaggcctccattgggaggtcagccgccaaattgcgACCCGTGAACACCGCCCCCGCACCCTCTtagagctgcaaaatgcagcacttgtcattgataacgccctccgtgaggagcgtgctagccatccgccaaaggatagtaagtctagcagaccatctaaccccgcaagggggacgagtaccggccagtcAAGCACCGGTTCTAAGAAGCTCTCCGACAATCCAAACTTTGTGTCGGAAGAAGAACgaaatcgccgccgcgccgctggcgcTTGTATCAAGTGCGGAaaaatgggtcacaagtttgcggaatgccgcacgggttggaaagccacccctatcaaggataaggggaatgctaaggaagccgccaagattggcgaagactctgagtaccaatcgggaaaaga tcacaatagaatctcccccctATTCACAATTtccatcaaaccagagaaacaagcggaacacttagaagtcctgattgattcaggcgccacttCCTCCTTCATGCATCCCCgtaccgcggaatcactccgcctcccactcatagaCCTCCCTTCACCTTGTACTGTTAccatgctcgatgggtcgagcccccaggctggcaaaatctggaaaaaggctaacctaaccttttcctttgatgACAAACGTATaactgagaccttcctcatctgcAACACAGGATCTCACGCTGCCATcttaggattgaaatggttggacgcccACAATccggagattgattggaatcaaCGGACCCTATCCTTTCCCCATGCGCCTccagaacatgtggccattgctgaggaggaagaagctgaccaaAACCCCCTTGatggagtaccctccaagtaccaccaatacgccaaggtatttggagaggaggaattcaacaagcttccgcCCCATTGGCATTACGACATTGGGATCGAACTgacggaagaaggccccttgaactctccattatacagcatgactgacgccgaATCCGCTAcgctcaaggattggctcagggatgagctcaaggctgggaagattcgtcccagcaaatcctcaatcagttcccctgtcatgtttgtccctaaaaaggatggctcccgccGATTGGTCGTTGATTACCGCCGTCTCAACAACCGGACCAaaaagaacgtttacccaCTCCCTCGTCCCAATGACTtgatggcccagctccgtggtgccaaggttttCACTAAATTGGACTTGCgatggggatacaacaatgtccgtgttaaagaaggtgacgaatggaaaaccgcgttccgaaccaagtacggcctctatgaatccctggtcatgacctttggcctgacaaatgcCCCTGCCGCTTTCCAGCACTTTATGAATGAACTATTCAAAGACTTACTggacgtatgcgtcatcatctaccttgatgacatcctaatttactctaaggatgacgcatcccacacaaagcatgttcatgaagtcctaAAGCGGTTAATGGATAACCAGttattctgcaaggcatcaaagtgcaccttccatgtcaccGCTGTTGAATACCTAGGGATTATGGTCTCCGATAAGGGtttcagtctggataagctcaaaatacaggcagtacaagaatggccggtacccactaaggtcaaagaagtccaatcatttctgggatttgccaatttcctccgcCGCTTTGTCGCCAACTTTAGTCATATTGCTAGGCCgctacacaacctagtcaaaaaggacactccttggaaatgggacatcAAGGAACAAGAGGCCTTCCAGGGATTAAAAGACGCTATTACCAACGCACCCGTACTATGTCATGCAGACCCGTCCAAGCCCtatttcctggaaacagacgcctcaggggcagcactaggttccatactcagccaacgtcaggaagacggccgtctCCATCCGCTAGGTTTCCTatctgagtcattcaagggGGCAGAGCAGAACtacgacacccatgacaaggaactcttagctatcatccgctcctttgagtactggcgcattttcctggaaggaaccgCCCACCCTGTCACCGTATTCACGGACCACCgaaacctggagtactggaagaaGTCCCAAACATTCAACCGTCGCCACGCTCGATGGCACCTACTATTGGCagggtataacttccaaatcgtttaccgcccaggaaagcagtccGGAAAACCTGATGCCCTCTCACGACGTGCTGATCATGCCGACATTCCACCCGCcgcccagaccatgctccctgacccagtatttgccaacatggCCCTGGTAACTCCCGAAAAAGaactacaacgccagattgaagCTGCATTGGACCAAGATGAGTCCCTGGAGGAGAtactacaattcctccaaaatgagtCCAAGGCCCCACCATCAATTAAACGCGCCTTCAGGGATTACAATATGGAAGCAGGCTTACTATTTtaccaagggagaattgtggtaccagacATCGGAACATTGAGAACGGACCTACTTTGCATATTCCACGACAGCCCTCTGGCTGGTCACCTGGGCAGGCAACGGACCCTAGAACTGGTATCcaggaactactactggcctggcatccgggctgacacatactggcacgttgaTTCTTGCAAAACATGCCAATGGATCcggaaacccaagtacgcatcCATCCCACCTCAACCTCTGGAACTCCCATCATGCccgtggcaacatgtgtcatatgacatgatagtagacctgcccaAAGACGGAAATAGTGACtccatcctggtcattgtggatagctttACCAAATATGTAATCCTGGTAGAGTgttccaagaaactcaaagcaCCGGAGTTAGCAGATCTATTCCTGCGccatgtatggaaacgctATGGTATGCCTGAAAAGACAGTATCGGACCGCGGAcgggtcttcaataacaaattcctgaaggccctgtaccaacgcctgggaatagacccccatttctcctcagcctatcACCCTCAAAGTGACGGGCAGACAGAACGTGTAAATCCCACGGTTGAACACTTCTTACGGGCCTACTCAGGGATAAACCAGagggactgggtcaaatggttaccaatggcggaatttgcctacaacaacgcggtacatagctcaacaggcaaatcccctttTAAGGCACTATACAGATGGGAACCTTCCTTGACTCCGAGTAACGTTccaacagacgtccctgaggcagaTGATCTAGCAGCCCAGATGGAATCACAATGGCAAGAAATAGAggcggcactccggcaatcaaagacacgcatggtaGCCGGAGAAGTAGGAGAACCACTCAAGTTCGAAATcggagaagaagcctggctagacgccaaaaatgtgaagctaaagaccctgagtccaaagctaactgaacaacgcctaggccccttcaaagtaaTCGAGAGAATCTCCGACAGAGcgtaccgcctagaactcccaccaacaatgagaatccacaatgtcttctacgtgggtctcctgtcaaaggtcaagagggacaaaaagcgcagCTTTGAGAACCGGCCTCCACCcgtcaccgtggatggagaggaagaatatgaggttgaagggatcacagacatggaagaaaggaacgggaagtggttttttagggtaaaatggaaaggctacggatcagaggagaatacctgggaaccaagggaaaacctcaaaaacgccgaaaaaatcctagaaaaatttgaaaaggaaatgaaaaagaaggccctcggcgctgccaaggcccttagagggggggcagtgtcgtag
- a CDS encoding Retrotransposable element Tf2 protein, whose protein sequence is MELDWNDAALRGQFAHGLHWEVSRQIATRESCPHTLLKLQNAALVINNALCKEQASHPPKDNKPSRPSNPARGTSTGQSTTGSKKLSNNPNFVLEEERNRRRAAGACIKCGKMGHKFVECRTGWKATLAEDKGKAKETAKTGKDSEYQLGKDINKISPLFTISIKPEKQVDLLEVLIDSGATSSFLHPCTAELLRLPLIDLPQPCTVTMLDGSSPQAGKIWKKANLTFSFDGKRMTKTFLICNTGSHAAILGLKWLDAHNPEIDWNTCTLSFPHAPPKHVAIAKEEEANKNPLEGVPSKYHQYAKVFGEEEFNKLPPHWHYNIGIELTEEGPLNSPLYSMTNAKSSTLKDWLRDKLRAGKIRPSKSSISSPVMFVPKKDGSCCLVVDYCRLNNWTKKNVYLLPRPDDLMAQLCGAKIFTKLDLRWGYNNVQVKAGDEWKTAFWTKYGLYKSLVMTFGLTNAPASFQHFMNNLFKDLLDVCIIIYLDDILIYSKDDTSHTQHVHEVLRRLMENQLFCKASKCTFHVTSVEYLGIIVLDKGFSLDKLKIQAIQEWPTPTKVKEVQSFLGFANFLRQFVANFSHMARPLHNLVKKDTPWVWSTKEQEAFQGLKDAITTAPVLCHANPSKPYFLKTDASGAALGFLSESFKGAKQNYDTHNKELLAIIWSFEYWRIFLEGTNHPITVFTDHRNLEYWKESRTFNCHHAQWHLLLAGYNFQIVYRPGKQLGKPNALSRQSDHADVPPANQTMLPGPVFANVALVTLEKELQRQIKAALDQDKSLEEILQFLQSKSKAPLSIKRAFKDYQMEAGLLFYQGRIVVPDVGTLRTDLLQIFHDSPLAGHPGRQQTLELVSRNYYWPGIRAATYWHVDSCKTCQQIRKPKYTSIPPQPLELPTRPWQHMSYDMIVDLPKDGNSNSILVIVDSFTKYVILVECSKKLKAPELADLFLRHIWKRYSMPKKTVSDQGRVFNNKFLKALYQCLGIDPHFSSAYHPQSDGQMEQVNPTVEHFLRAYSGVNQRDWVKWLPMVEFAYNNATHSSTSKSPFKALYGWEPSLTPSNVPTDVLEADDMATQMEAQWREIEATLQQSKSRMTARRTGDPISFEVGEEAWLDAKNMKLKTLSPKLTEQHLGPFEITEKISNCAYRLKLLPSMRIHNVFYVGLLSKVRRDDKRAFKNQPLLVTIDREEEYKVEGITDMEERNGKWFFRVKWKGYGSEENTWEPRENLKNAKKILKDF, encoded by the exons atggaactggactggaatgacgcaGCCCtcagaggccagtttgcccatggcctccactgggaggtcagccgtcaAATAGCAACCCGTGAAAgttgcccgcataccctcctcaagctgcagaatgcagcacttgtcatcaacAACGCTCTCTGCAAAGAGCAAGCTAGCCATCCGCCAAAGGATAATAAGCctagcagaccatccaaccctgcaagggggacaagtaccggccagtcCACAAccggttcaaagaaactctccaacaaccccaactttgtgttggagGAGGAGcgcaaccgccgccgcgccgcaggtgcctgtatcaaatgcggcaaaatgggtcacaagtttgtggaatgccgcacgggctggaaggctaccctgGCTGAGGATAAgggaaaagccaaggaaactgccaagactggcaaagactctgagtaccaattgggaaaaga caTCAATAAAAtatccccactcttcacaatttcaattaagccagagaaacaagtggacctactagaagtcctgatagattcaggcgccacatcatcATTCCTTCACCCTTGCAccgcggaactactccgcctacCCCTGATAGATCTTCCACAACCCTGTACCGTcaccatgcttgatgggtcaagcccccaggcaggcaaaatctggaagaaggcaaacctgaccttctcctttgatggcaagcgcatgaccaagaccttccttatatgcaatacagggtctcatgccgCTATCctaggattgaaatggttggacgcaCACaatccagaaattgattggaacacatGCAcactctcctttccccatgcaccacccaaacacgtggccattgccaaggaagaggaagccaacaaaaaccccctagaaggagtaccctccaaataccatcaatacgccaaggtatttggagaagaagaattcaataagcttcccccccattggcattacaatattggtattgaactcacagaagaaggacccTTGAATTCACCTCTCtacagcatgaccaacgcCAAGTCATCCacgctcaaggactggctcagggacaaactcagggctggaaagatccgccccagcaagtcTTCCATTAGTTCCcctgttatgtttgtacccaaaaaggatggttcttGTTGCCTTGTAGTTGACTATTGCCGCCTGAACAAttggaccaagaagaacgttTACCTGCTGCCCCgtcctgatgacctcatggcccagctctgcgGCGCTAAGATCTTCACAAAGCTGGACCTACgctggggatacaacaatgtccaggTTAAAgcaggtgatgaatggaaaaccgccttctggaccaaatacggcctttacaaatccctggtcatgacatttggcctgacaaacgcTCCTGCCtccttccagcacttcatgaacaacttgtTCAAGGACCTGTTAGACGTATGCATCATCATTtatcttgatgacatcctaatctactccaaggatgacacATCTCACACCCAgcatgttcatgaggtcctgCGGCGCTTGATGGAAAAccagctgttctgcaaagCGTCCAAATGCACGTTCCATGTAACTTccgtggaatacctggggatTATTGTGTTGGATAAAGGCTTTAGCTTGGACAAACTCAAGATCCAAGCCATCCAGGAATGGCCCACTCCCACTAAAGTCAAAGAGGTCCAGTCcttccttggctttgccaacttcctccgccAATTTGTCGCTAatttcagtcacatggcAAGGCCACTACataacctagtcaagaaggacacaCCCTGGGTATGGAGtaccaaggaacaggaagccttccaaggattGAAAGACGCCATTACCACTGCCCCGGTACTTTGTCATGCCAACCCCTCCAAGCCATACTTCCTCAAGACGGATGCATCAGGCGCAGCCCTAG GGTTCCTATctgaatcattcaaaggggccaaacagaattacgacacccacaataaggaactaTTAGCTATCATCTGGtcatttgaatactggcgcaTTTTCCTAGAAGGCACAAATCATCCAATCACAGTCTTCACAGATCACCGGAatctggaatactggaaggaatcaagGACCTTTAATTGCCACCACGCACAATGGCATCTCTTGCTAGCAggatataacttccaaattgtgtacCGCCCCGGCAAACAGTTGGGAAAGCCCAATGCCCTCTCCCGCCAATCAGACCATGCGGACGTCCCCCCTGCCAACCAAACCATGTTGCCCGGACcagtctttgccaatgttgccTTAGTAACCCTGGAAAAAGAgttacaacgccagatcaaAGCTGCCTTAGATCAAGACAAATCCTTAGAAGAAATactccaattcctccaaagCAAATCAAAGGCACCCTTGTCCATCAAAAGGGCCTTCAAGGACTACCAAATGGAAGCAGGACTACTCTTCTATCAAGGCCGGattgtagtccctgacgttggaacCCTGAGAACAGATCTACTGCAGatcttccatgacagcccccTGGCTGGTCACCCAGGAAGGCAGCAAACGCTGGAACTGGTCTCAAGGAACTATTACTGGCCCGGAATCCGCGCAGCCACttactggcatgtggactcttGCAAAACCTGTCAGCAAATCCGGAAACCCAAGTACACGTCTATTCCGCCTCAACCCCTAGAGCTACCAACGCGCCCCTGGCAACACATGTCATATGATATGATAGTGGACTTACCTAAGGATGGAAACAGCAACTCTatcttggtcattgtagacagcttcaccaaatatgtcatcttggtggaatgttccaaaaagctcaaggccccggAACTGGCAGATCTATTCCTACGGCACATATGGAAGCGTTACAGCATGCCCAAAAAGACAGTCTCAGACCAAGggagggtcttcaacaacaaattcctaaAAGCCCTGTACCAGtgcctaggaatagaccctcacttctcctcTGCTTACCACCCTCAAAGTGACGGACAAATGGAACAAGTAAACCCCACCGTGGAACACTTCCTGAGGGCCTATTCAGGGGTcaaccaaagggactgggtcaagtggttaccaatggtggagtttgcctacaacaatgcaacACACAGTAGCACCAGCAAATCTCCCTTCAAGGCACTGTATGGGTGGGAACCGTCCCTGACCCCAAGCaacgtaccaacagatgtcctGGAGGCTGATGACATGGCAACCCAAATGGAAGctcaatggcgggaaatagaggcCACACTCCAACAATCAAAATCACGTATGACGGCCAGAAGAACAGGGGATCCAATTAGCTTTGAAgttggggaagaagcctggtTAGACGCCAAGAACATGAAGCTGAAAACCCtaagtcccaagctaacggaacaacaCCTAGGCCCCTTTGAGATAAcggaaaaaatctccaactgTGCGTACCGCTTGAAACTCCTGCCATCAATGaggatccacaacgtcttttATGTGGGGTTACTGTCTAAAGTGAGAAGGGATGATAAGCGCGCCTTCAAGAACCAACCTCTGCTGGTGACCATAGAcagggaagaggaatacaaggtagaaggtatcacagacatggaagaaaggaatgggaaatggtttttcagggtcaaatggaagggatatgggtCAGaagagaatacctgggaaccaagggaaaacctcaagaacgccaaaaaaatcctAAAAGATTTTTGA